Proteins found in one Quercus robur chromosome 2, dhQueRobu3.1, whole genome shotgun sequence genomic segment:
- the LOC126709772 gene encoding MFP1 attachment factor 1-like, whose product MTDSESTIAPLTPEMESECQDQDQNHEQQQPNPTKKPTNNGNTTTTTTTTTNTNTNTLAFSIWPPTQRTRDAVVSRLVETLSKQSILSKRYGTLPSDEASSAARLIEEEAFSTAAASASAEDDGIEILQVYSREISRRMLDTVKARASSAAASSVVDAGTAPQTPSLEAASATAASEDNSPTVTES is encoded by the coding sequence ATGACAGACTCGGAGAGCACAATCGCACCCCTAACCCCAGAAATGGAATCCGAGTGCCAAGACCAAGACCAAAACCAcgaacaacaacaaccaaacccAACCAAAAAGCCAACCAACAATggcaacaccaccaccaccaccaccaccaccaccaacaccaatacCAATACCTTAGCGTTCAGCATATGGCCGCCGACGCAGCGCACGCGCGACGCCGTGGTGTCGCGCCTCGTCGAGACGCTCTCCAAGCAGTCCATTCTCTCCAAGCGCTACGGCACCTTGCCGAGCGACGAGGCCTCCTCCGCCGCGCGCCTCATCGAGGAGGAGGCTTTCTCCACCGCCGCCGCCTCCGCTTCCGCCGAGGACGACGGCATCGAGATCCTCCAGGTGTACTCTCGCGAGATCAGCCGCCGAATGCTCGACACCGTTAAGGCTCGCGCCTCCTCCGCTGCCGCCTCTTCTGTCGTCGACGCCGGAACTGCGCCGCAGACTCCGTCTCTCGAGGCCGCTTCCGCCACCGCTGCCAGTGAGGATAACTCTCCTACCGTCACTGAATCTTAA